GAAAGGCGGGGTAATTGCCATCGGCAATTTCGACGGCGTCCATCGCGGCCATCAATCGGTCCTGAACCGCGCGCTGGAAATCTCGAAGGAGCGGGAGATCCCGGCACTGGTGCTGACTTTCGAACCGCATCCCCGCACGGTCTTCAGGCCGGAAACACCGGTCTTCCGCATCACGCCTGCACCTTTGAAGGCCCGCATCCTGGAGGCGATCGGCTTCAACGCCGTCATCGAATATCCCTTCGACCGCGAGTTCTCGCAGCGCTCGCCGGACGACTTCATTCACGGCATCCTGAAGGACTGGCTGGGTGCCTCCGAAGTTGTCACCGGCTTCGATTTCCATTTCGGCAAGAATCGCGAGGGCGGCCCGGCCTTCCTGATGGATGCCGGCCATAAATACGGTTTCGGCGTCACTCTGATCGACGCATTTCGCGACGAGAATGCCGAGGTCGTCTCATCGAGCCGCATCCGCGAGTTGTTGAAGGAAGGCGATGTCGGCCAGGCGGCCGCGCTGCTCGGCTACCGCTATACAGTCGAGGCAGAGGTGATCGGCGGCGAAAAGCTCGGCCGCGAGCTCGGTTTTCCAACCGCAAACATGCAGCTTCCACCGGAGGCCGACCTTGCAGCCGGTGTCTACGCCGTTCGCTTCCGTCTGGACGACGCAAAGCTCTACGATGCAGTTGCGAGCTACGGCCGTCGCCCGACGGTGATCGAAAACGGTGCACCATTGCTGGAGACCTATCTCTTCGATTTCAGCGGCGACCTCTACGGCCGGACCTGTTCCGTCTCCTTCTTCGGCCACCTTCGGCCCGAACTGAAGTTCGACGGCCTGGACGCGCTCGTCGAACAGATCAAGCGTGACGAGCAGGAGGCGAGGGCGCTGCTTGCGGGTGTCCGGCCGCTCGGCGATCTCGACCTTAAGCTTTGTTTCGTCTGATGCCGCGATGCCGGCTGGCGCGGCCTCAAATCCCTCTTCCTTTTCCCGGCAAAAACGCCTATGAACCGCCGCTATGAATAAAGTCCGGCTGTCGAGTGCGATGCGAATTATCGGCCCGGCCTTCCGCGCGCGCTGAGCGGCCGGAAGGTCCGGGTTTTGGGCGCTTGGGCAAACGAGCGCTTCCGTCATCAAACATTTTTGAAGCCGTCGCGCCTTGAAGGCGCCCAGAAACGATTGCTGAAACATGACCGACACAGCCGAA
Above is a window of Rhizobium etli 8C-3 DNA encoding:
- a CDS encoding bifunctional riboflavin kinase/FAD synthetase codes for the protein MTVFHRNETREPLPDHLKGGVIAIGNFDGVHRGHQSVLNRALEISKEREIPALVLTFEPHPRTVFRPETPVFRITPAPLKARILEAIGFNAVIEYPFDREFSQRSPDDFIHGILKDWLGASEVVTGFDFHFGKNREGGPAFLMDAGHKYGFGVTLIDAFRDENAEVVSSSRIRELLKEGDVGQAAALLGYRYTVEAEVIGGEKLGRELGFPTANMQLPPEADLAAGVYAVRFRLDDAKLYDAVASYGRRPTVIENGAPLLETYLFDFSGDLYGRTCSVSFFGHLRPELKFDGLDALVEQIKRDEQEARALLAGVRPLGDLDLKLCFV